The Bacteriovorax sp. Seq25_V genome includes a region encoding these proteins:
- a CDS encoding LLM class flavin-dependent oxidoreductase, whose amino-acid sequence MKKIKLSILDLVFVNEGETIKDAFDNSVKAAQAAEKLGYHRIWVAEHHNMQAIASAATSVCIGHIAAHTKMIRVGAGGIMLPNHSPLTIAEQFGTLESLYPGRIDLGLGRAPGTDQQTLRALRTDANAANNFPQDVLELQAYFSKEYAQNPIQATPGSGLEIPLWILGSSTFGAQLAAYYGLPYAFASHFAPDALYHALSLYREEFRPSKQQDRPYAMVGVNIILADTQEEAEYLATSQKQSFANLRRGAKMKFQAPIDDIESYWSHDEKLMAEHMLKYSFVGTPESVAPKLKEFLQKTQADELMVVTSIYDIEKRIHSLKLLVEMINLSDVF is encoded by the coding sequence ATGAAGAAAATAAAACTATCGATTCTCGACCTCGTTTTCGTAAATGAAGGTGAAACAATAAAAGATGCATTTGATAATAGTGTGAAGGCTGCACAGGCCGCGGAAAAACTTGGTTATCATCGTATCTGGGTTGCTGAACATCACAACATGCAGGCCATTGCAAGTGCTGCAACTTCAGTTTGTATCGGTCATATCGCTGCACATACAAAAATGATTCGTGTTGGCGCCGGTGGAATAATGCTTCCAAATCACTCACCGCTCACAATCGCAGAACAATTTGGAACCCTTGAATCATTATACCCTGGTCGCATTGATTTAGGACTTGGTCGAGCACCAGGTACCGACCAACAAACACTTCGTGCTCTTCGAACTGACGCTAATGCTGCCAATAACTTCCCGCAAGATGTATTAGAGCTACAAGCATACTTTTCAAAAGAGTATGCGCAAAATCCAATCCAAGCGACACCTGGCTCAGGTCTTGAAATTCCTCTCTGGATTTTAGGATCAAGTACATTTGGAGCTCAGCTTGCTGCATACTATGGTTTACCTTATGCCTTCGCCTCTCACTTCGCACCTGATGCCCTTTATCATGCGCTTAGTTTATATCGCGAAGAATTTAGGCCTTCAAAACAGCAAGACAGGCCTTATGCGATGGTAGGGGTGAATATTATTTTAGCTGATACACAGGAAGAAGCGGAGTACCTCGCGACTAGCCAGAAACAGTCATTTGCAAATCTTCGTCGAGGAGCAAAGATGAAGTTTCAAGCACCAATCGATGATATTGAATCATACTGGAGCCATGATGAAAAACTCATGGCCGAGCACATGTTGAAATATTCTTTTGTAGGAACACCTGAATCAGTCGCACCTAAGCTTAAAGAATTTCTTCAAAAAACTCAGGCCGATGAATTAATGGTAGTGACTTCAATATACGATATTGAAAAGAGAATTCACTCACTAAAACTTTTAGTCGAGATGATAAATCTCTCTGATGTTTTTTAG
- a CDS encoding rhodanese-like domain-containing protein, with translation MVKEIKFKTCYVDEMKAIEYITIFVVIFLVYGFVTRSFFSVAKLQEEMKAGRAVVIDVREKDEIEQGMLKDALWLPLSKLRSEDVSQELQKLKEKYPSKTFYLYCRSGNRSGISKSIFEKHGLPTENIGGFNSLSRILPIK, from the coding sequence ATGGTCAAAGAAATAAAATTTAAGACATGTTATGTTGATGAAATGAAAGCTATTGAATATATCACAATTTTTGTTGTAATCTTTTTAGTTTATGGATTTGTAACGCGATCTTTTTTTTCTGTGGCAAAACTACAGGAAGAAATGAAGGCCGGCCGAGCTGTGGTTATTGATGTTCGTGAAAAGGATGAGATTGAGCAAGGAATGCTAAAGGATGCCCTTTGGCTGCCTCTGTCAAAACTTCGTTCTGAAGATGTTAGTCAAGAACTCCAAAAGCTGAAGGAGAAATATCCGTCTAAAACATTTTATCTCTATTGTCGCTCGGGAAATCGATCGGGAATTAGTAAATCGATTTTTGAAAAGCATGGTCTGCCGACAGAGAATATTGGCGGTTTTAACTCACTCTCAAGAATTCTTCCAATCAAGTAA
- a CDS encoding NADP-dependent isocitrate dehydrogenase produces the protein MVAKIIWTKTDEAPALATYSLLPLVKVFTKPAGIEVETKDISLAGRIISSFPEYLKEDQRITDDLALLGTMVTEPSANIIKLPNISASLPQLLGAIKELQGQGYALPNYPENPSNDEEKAIKEKYSKVMGSAVNPVLREGNSDRRSARSVKKYAQKNPHRMGDWTADNKAHVAHMSGGDFFGNEKSIVTNEPTKLSIELIGSDGTTTVLKDGISTLAGEIVDGTFMSKKALRDFIEAEIQDAQKQGVLFSLHMKATMMKVSDPVIFGHAVEVYYKDVFEKHAATFKELGVKSSNGIGDVYEKIASLPADKKAEIEADIKAVYAVRPALAMVDSDKGITNLHVPNNVIIDASMPVVIRDGGKMWNAEGKLQEAKAVIPDRCYATFYQATIDDCKANGKYDVTTMGSVSNVGLMAQKAEEYGSHPTTFILPHGGKVVVKDAAGSVLIEHNVEEGDIWRMSRVRDIAIQDWVKLAVNRARLSNTPVVFWLDEKRAHDAQVITKTKKYLADHDTAGLEISILSPFDALKYSVERIRKGQDTISATGNVLRDYLTDLFPILELGTSAKMLSIVPLLNGGGLFETGAGGSAPKHVEQVVNENHLRWDSLGEFLALGVSLEHMANTTGNKKAQVLADTLDKATERFLDEDKSPSRKVKELDNRGSHFYLGLYWAQELAKQDVDGELKSFFAATAEELTANEEKIVAELNNAQGVAVELGGYFHTDSALVEKVMRPSATLNTIVNKIL, from the coding sequence ATCGTGGCAAAAATTATTTGGACAAAAACGGACGAAGCTCCGGCACTTGCAACTTATTCACTTCTACCACTTGTAAAAGTATTCACGAAGCCTGCTGGTATCGAAGTTGAAACTAAGGACATCTCGCTAGCGGGAAGAATTATTTCTTCATTTCCAGAGTATTTAAAAGAAGATCAAAGAATCACAGATGATCTTGCACTTCTTGGAACAATGGTAACAGAGCCCTCTGCGAATATTATTAAACTTCCAAATATTTCAGCATCACTACCACAACTTCTTGGAGCAATTAAAGAACTTCAAGGACAAGGGTATGCTCTTCCAAATTACCCAGAAAATCCATCTAACGATGAAGAAAAAGCTATTAAGGAAAAATATTCTAAAGTTATGGGTTCTGCAGTTAATCCTGTTTTAAGAGAAGGTAACTCAGATAGAAGAAGTGCTCGTTCAGTAAAAAAATATGCACAAAAAAATCCACACAGAATGGGTGACTGGACAGCTGATAACAAGGCACACGTTGCTCACATGAGTGGTGGAGATTTCTTTGGTAATGAAAAATCAATCGTTACTAATGAACCAACAAAGCTTTCAATTGAGCTTATCGGAAGCGATGGGACGACGACTGTTTTAAAAGATGGTATCTCAACTCTCGCGGGTGAAATCGTTGATGGAACTTTCATGAGTAAGAAAGCTCTTAGAGATTTCATCGAAGCCGAAATCCAAGATGCACAGAAACAAGGAGTTCTTTTCTCGCTACATATGAAAGCGACAATGATGAAAGTTTCTGATCCTGTTATTTTTGGTCATGCAGTAGAAGTATATTACAAAGATGTTTTTGAAAAACACGCAGCAACTTTCAAAGAGCTTGGTGTTAAATCAAGTAACGGAATTGGCGATGTTTACGAAAAGATCGCATCTCTTCCAGCTGATAAGAAAGCTGAGATTGAAGCAGATATCAAAGCTGTTTACGCTGTAAGACCTGCTCTTGCAATGGTTGATTCAGATAAAGGTATTACAAACCTTCATGTTCCAAACAATGTTATTATCGATGCATCGATGCCAGTTGTTATTCGTGATGGTGGAAAGATGTGGAATGCTGAAGGAAAACTTCAAGAAGCAAAAGCTGTTATTCCAGATCGTTGCTATGCAACTTTCTACCAAGCAACAATCGATGATTGTAAGGCCAATGGAAAATATGACGTTACAACAATGGGATCTGTTTCTAACGTTGGCTTAATGGCACAAAAAGCTGAAGAGTACGGATCACACCCAACAACATTTATTCTTCCACATGGTGGAAAAGTTGTTGTTAAAGATGCAGCAGGATCTGTTCTTATTGAGCACAATGTTGAAGAAGGTGACATCTGGAGGATGTCTCGTGTTAGAGATATTGCAATCCAAGACTGGGTTAAACTTGCTGTTAATAGAGCGCGTCTATCTAATACACCAGTTGTTTTCTGGTTAGATGAGAAGAGAGCCCACGATGCTCAAGTAATTACAAAAACTAAGAAGTACCTTGCTGATCACGATACAGCAGGACTTGAAATTTCTATCCTTTCTCCATTTGATGCTCTTAAGTATTCAGTAGAGAGAATTAGAAAAGGACAAGATACAATTTCTGCAACAGGTAACGTTCTAAGAGATTACCTAACTGATTTATTCCCAATTCTTGAACTTGGAACAAGTGCGAAAATGCTTTCAATCGTTCCACTTTTAAATGGTGGGGGATTATTTGAAACTGGTGCCGGCGGTTCAGCTCCTAAGCACGTAGAGCAAGTTGTGAATGAAAACCACCTAAGATGGGATTCTCTTGGAGAGTTCTTAGCTCTTGGTGTTTCTCTTGAGCACATGGCAAATACAACAGGTAATAAGAAAGCACAGGTTCTTGCTGATACGCTTGATAAGGCAACTGAAAGATTCTTAGATGAAGATAAGTCTCCATCACGTAAAGTTAAAGAACTAGATAACAGAGGTTCACACTTCTACCTAGGACTTTACTGGGCACAAGAACTTGCTAAGCAGGACGTGGATGGTGAGCTTAAGTCATTCTTTGCTGCAACAGCTGAAGAGTTAACTGCAAACGAAGAAAAAATCGTAGCAGAACTTAATAATGCACAAGGTGTAGCGGTAGAGCTTGGTGGTTACTTCCATACTGATTCAGCTCTTGTTGAAAAAGTAATGAGACCATCTGCGACTCTTAATACAATCGTTAATAAAATTCTATAA
- a CDS encoding NAD(P)H-dependent oxidoreductase: MKILILNGHPNLESFTSKIANELKIKKNAKLINLSELNFNPIFEGFSDQSELEEDLKIVQNEIRDADHIIITSPIWWSTYPALLKGFFDRVLLPNFAFRYKKDSPFQEKLLQGKTAELYLLSDAPAWYRKYILRDPAAISLKRDILGFCGIKVTKIHRIGNVRYLDSVQRERVIARI; encoded by the coding sequence ATGAAAATACTAATACTAAATGGTCATCCTAACCTAGAGAGTTTCACGTCAAAAATTGCCAACGAACTCAAAATAAAGAAGAACGCCAAGCTCATTAATCTTTCTGAGCTAAATTTCAATCCTATTTTTGAGGGATTTAGCGATCAATCAGAACTAGAAGAAGACCTTAAAATTGTACAAAATGAAATTAGAGATGCTGATCATATAATCATCACCTCCCCTATCTGGTGGTCTACCTACCCTGCTTTATTGAAAGGTTTTTTTGATAGAGTGCTTCTGCCTAATTTTGCTTTTCGATATAAGAAGGATTCCCCATTTCAAGAGAAATTACTTCAAGGAAAAACAGCAGAACTATACTTACTAAGTGATGCGCCAGCATGGTATCGAAAATATATATTACGAGACCCTGCAGCGATATCTTTAAAAAGAGATATTCTTGGTTTTTGTGGGATTAAGGTTACAAAAATCCATCGTATCGGTAACGTGAGATACCTCGATAGTGTTCAAAGAGAAAGAGTAATAGCAAGGATTTAA
- a CDS encoding LysR family transcriptional regulator produces MNIANIDLNLLVIFKAIYEKRNISKVAIDLGLSQPTISHALNRLRDTFEDELFIRSGRSMIPTSKASSLGPFVSKQLIALEQGLFSNHDWDAKKSKKKFILSGTAYDVNVCFPKLIKDIKHEAPGMRFEFKGIVYEEFLKRMSNGEVDLSFAANLDQIPNFTIMELARRDLVLIAKKGSRRYSKKVSIESYLESDHIVYAPTEKPGSPIDTMLKGMGKRRKIAISTSYLSSIPLIVCENDCLAYVPDFFAEQMKNYFPIKIIDGPIEVPKFNHQMIWHNSQESSVEHQWLRERFLKIYKKIK; encoded by the coding sequence ATGAATATAGCAAATATCGATTTAAATCTCTTAGTTATCTTCAAGGCAATTTATGAGAAACGTAATATTTCAAAAGTGGCCATTGATCTTGGACTTTCTCAACCGACGATAAGTCATGCCTTGAATAGATTAAGAGATACCTTTGAAGATGAACTTTTTATTCGTTCCGGTCGTTCGATGATTCCAACATCTAAAGCAAGTAGCCTTGGTCCATTTGTATCAAAGCAGCTGATCGCACTTGAGCAAGGTCTATTTTCTAATCATGATTGGGATGCAAAAAAATCAAAGAAGAAATTTATTCTTTCCGGGACAGCTTATGATGTGAATGTATGCTTTCCTAAACTCATCAAAGATATTAAACATGAAGCGCCTGGGATGCGTTTTGAATTTAAAGGAATTGTTTATGAGGAATTTCTAAAGCGCATGAGCAATGGTGAGGTCGACTTGAGCTTTGCTGCAAACTTAGATCAGATTCCAAATTTTACTATCATGGAGCTAGCGAGGCGGGATCTTGTTCTTATTGCGAAAAAAGGTTCTCGAAGATATTCGAAAAAAGTTTCTATTGAGTCGTATCTAGAGTCTGATCATATTGTGTATGCGCCAACTGAAAAACCAGGAAGTCCAATTGATACAATGCTTAAAGGAATGGGAAAGAGAAGGAAAATAGCTATCAGTACTTCCTACTTAAGTTCAATCCCTTTAATTGTGTGTGAGAACGACTGTCTTGCTTATGTCCCAGATTTTTTTGCAGAACAGATGAAAAATTATTTTCCAATTAAAATCATCGATGGTCCAATTGAGGTGCCAAAGTTTAATCATCAGATGATTTGGCACAATAGTCAGGAATCTTCTGTTGAGCACCAGTGGCTGAGAGAAAGATTTTTAAAGATTTATAAAAAAATAAAATAG
- a CDS encoding class I SAM-dependent methyltransferase, whose translation MSHFNHAANTWDSEEKISMMGELASKTREKLALSSKVDLLDVGCGTGLFSFEFIDQVKSITGIDTSEGMLEVFNNKAKGFDNIKSINIDLERDGLEMKFDLIISSMVFHHLDQPQKMLSKLASMLNEGGQIAIVDLETEDGSFHPRPKEMGVKHFGFSNEEVESWADSAKLKVSISTISTREKNGKSYAQFLAVFTR comes from the coding sequence GTGTCACACTTCAATCATGCGGCGAATACTTGGGATTCAGAAGAAAAAATTAGTATGATGGGAGAGCTTGCGAGTAAGACTCGTGAAAAGTTAGCTCTTTCTTCAAAGGTTGATCTACTTGATGTTGGTTGTGGGACAGGACTTTTTAGTTTTGAGTTTATTGATCAAGTAAAAAGTATTACTGGAATAGATACTTCAGAAGGAATGCTTGAAGTATTTAATAATAAGGCCAAGGGGTTTGATAATATTAAATCTATTAATATTGATCTCGAAAGAGATGGCCTTGAAATGAAGTTTGATCTTATTATTAGTTCAATGGTTTTTCACCATCTCGATCAACCTCAAAAAATGCTCTCGAAATTAGCTTCGATGCTTAATGAAGGCGGACAGATTGCTATTGTTGATCTTGAAACTGAAGATGGCTCTTTTCATCCTCGTCCTAAAGAGATGGGAGTGAAGCATTTTGGTTTTTCAAATGAAGAAGTTGAGTCCTGGGCCGATAGTGCTAAATTAAAAGTCTCGATATCTACAATAAGTACTAGAGAGAAAAACGGAAAAAGTTACGCGCAATTTTTAGCAGTCTTCACTCGTTAA
- a CDS encoding Na/Pi cotransporter family protein: protein MEVFKLIYSVLGGLGIFFYGMKSMSEALQQIAGDVIKDVINKLTKNRVFAVMVGIVVTMLVQSSSVTTVMVVGFVNASLMQLNQAIGVIFGANIGTTVTGWIISIKVGKYGLLLIGLGIFPLLFGKSNKWRQIGRIIFGIGMIFFGLKIMSDSFKPLREMPQFLDSISYFSGLNYGSYFASIIVGCILTMVVQSSSAMLGITIALSTTGVIHFHTAAALVLGENIGTTITALLAGVGGNVNAKRAARAHAIFNMIGVLTIFSVFPYYIEFIDWIVPGDANFMNPEGEFSNIAVHIATGHTIFNVAATILFLPFLPKLANLVTRITPETGGPTGHHLIMLGEPRDMIPAAAIAQAKAETDKMKDIVDRMYRLTKGLLTSKIEKKKIESALLKVNDYERITDNIQKEVTVFLIKVQEVALSAKQSHEAQSIIKVVDELESVADYIANLANYTKRTNLQELFAAGAGEDFFMFFDDVQEYYKDVTSHVIENRKVNFQTLKEKSEALRVEANTIRDRHLERVSKGDYPALTALTYSDMIVALRKIRSHSENIAEALEDSK from the coding sequence GTGGAAGTATTTAAATTAATTTACTCGGTACTTGGTGGCCTTGGTATTTTCTTTTATGGCATGAAGTCAATGTCGGAAGCGCTCCAGCAGATTGCTGGTGATGTTATTAAAGATGTTATCAATAAGTTAACAAAGAATCGCGTATTTGCTGTTATGGTTGGTATTGTTGTAACGATGCTTGTTCAGAGTTCATCTGTTACCACGGTTATGGTTGTAGGTTTTGTTAATGCGAGTTTGATGCAACTTAATCAGGCTATTGGTGTTATCTTTGGGGCCAATATTGGGACAACGGTTACTGGATGGATTATTTCTATTAAGGTTGGAAAGTATGGACTACTTCTTATTGGACTTGGAATTTTTCCACTTCTTTTTGGAAAGTCAAATAAGTGGAGACAGATAGGACGTATTATATTTGGAATAGGGATGATATTTTTTGGACTTAAAATCATGAGTGACTCATTTAAACCACTCCGTGAAATGCCCCAGTTTTTAGATTCAATTAGTTATTTCTCAGGTTTAAATTATGGATCATACTTTGCAAGTATCATTGTCGGATGTATTTTGACAATGGTTGTACAGTCTTCATCGGCGATGCTTGGTATTACAATTGCTCTTTCAACAACAGGAGTTATTCACTTTCACACGGCTGCCGCTCTCGTTCTTGGAGAAAATATCGGAACGACTATTACGGCGCTCCTCGCAGGTGTTGGCGGTAATGTTAATGCCAAGAGAGCCGCTAGAGCACACGCCATTTTTAATATGATTGGGGTTCTTACTATATTCAGTGTCTTTCCTTATTATATCGAATTCATCGATTGGATTGTTCCTGGGGACGCAAATTTTATGAATCCTGAAGGAGAGTTTTCAAATATTGCAGTTCACATTGCAACAGGACACACTATCTTTAATGTTGCTGCTACAATATTATTTCTCCCTTTTCTTCCAAAACTTGCAAATCTGGTAACAAGGATTACTCCGGAAACGGGGGGACCAACTGGTCATCATTTGATTATGCTGGGCGAGCCACGAGACATGATTCCTGCTGCGGCTATTGCACAAGCAAAGGCAGAAACAGATAAGATGAAAGACATTGTTGATAGAATGTATCGTCTAACGAAAGGTCTTCTTACAAGTAAGATCGAGAAGAAAAAAATAGAGTCAGCTCTTTTAAAAGTGAATGATTACGAAAGGATTACAGATAACATTCAAAAAGAAGTTACGGTTTTTCTTATTAAGGTTCAAGAGGTTGCTTTATCCGCTAAACAAAGTCATGAAGCTCAATCAATTATTAAAGTCGTAGATGAATTGGAGTCTGTTGCTGACTATATTGCGAATCTTGCAAATTATACGAAACGAACTAATCTTCAGGAGCTCTTCGCTGCTGGAGCAGGGGAAGACTTCTTTATGTTCTTTGATGATGTTCAAGAATATTATAAGGATGTCACTTCACACGTTATTGAAAATAGGAAAGTAAACTTTCAAACATTGAAAGAAAAGTCAGAAGCATTAAGAGTTGAGGCAAATACAATCAGAGACCGACATCTAGAGAGGGTATCAAAAGGTGACTATCCTGCCCTCACTGCTTTAACGTACTCTGATATGATTGTAGCCTTGAGAAAAATTAGAAGTCACTCTGAAAATATTGCTGAGGCACTTGAAGATAGTAAATGA
- a CDS encoding TonB-dependent siderophore receptor, producing MVKRLVPLFVLATATFAKTNDLFDKSLEEILKIDIVSLKEETLIEAPAVLSILTQKDFKNFGARSLKDILSFIPGIYSLTSSDFRDSGSASIRGQHSSSIDKHILILINNRPIRESYSSGLNNDLFNGFPVEVIERVEVVRGPSSVLYGSNAFEGVINIKLKKNISENILSVAKGQFGQNLIEVLTAKNFNDGNLNISARFDNRTDWKDDIYDDSLSYGTYDQDTQNKSFLLDTDYKNTKLTVMLTESKDVTLGGDNSFKSYLIDHRRKFVNLGHKIDLNETSSIEFNSTLNTIDTNHEQERHSKAEDILGEFVYKNQLTDKFFFILGGSISYVSGSNKSDNAETRKFHDVANNYYTQFDIEFSRSLKLQAGAQYHKTEQQPNDLSPRVGLVYRMNENFALKALYGQAYRAPSGFERSISLRIGTGGLDGNPNLKSEKIETSSLSLNYQNMDTIGAVTIYTSKQKNSIRVFFDPTLTNDDDFKNSGKSSYNGIELEFQKKYTLFDFYFNSSYQENKNFSNVKDTQKVPNYMIKFGGNYKFNKEVSIGLYDQYFSKIKSESTNKLNPESKAYHDFRLNIDYNKEMKNSFFTNFYILFQINNLFEKDSVYQPDISTSKINTIPHKMGRNFILKATVKF from the coding sequence ATGGTAAAAAGACTAGTTCCCCTATTCGTACTCGCGACTGCTACATTCGCTAAGACCAATGACTTATTTGATAAATCACTAGAAGAAATTCTAAAAATTGACATTGTCTCACTGAAGGAAGAAACACTAATCGAAGCACCTGCGGTTCTATCGATTCTAACACAAAAAGATTTTAAAAATTTTGGTGCAAGATCTTTAAAAGATATTCTTTCATTCATTCCCGGTATATACAGTCTTACTTCGAGTGACTTTCGAGACTCTGGTTCAGCATCAATTAGAGGACAACACTCTTCGTCTATAGATAAACACATCTTAATACTAATAAATAACAGACCAATTAGAGAATCATACTCATCAGGCCTTAATAACGACCTATTCAATGGATTTCCAGTTGAAGTAATAGAGAGAGTTGAAGTTGTCCGTGGACCTTCATCTGTACTTTATGGTTCTAATGCATTTGAAGGGGTAATTAATATAAAGCTTAAAAAGAATATCTCAGAAAATATTCTTTCAGTTGCAAAAGGACAATTTGGTCAAAATTTAATTGAAGTCTTAACTGCTAAAAACTTTAATGATGGGAACCTTAATATATCAGCAAGATTCGACAATAGAACAGACTGGAAAGACGATATATACGATGACTCCCTTTCATACGGTACATATGATCAAGATACTCAAAACAAAAGTTTTCTCCTCGATACAGACTACAAAAATACTAAACTAACTGTAATGTTAACAGAATCAAAAGATGTTACACTAGGAGGAGACAACTCATTTAAGTCGTATTTAATTGACCACAGAAGAAAATTCGTAAATCTTGGACATAAAATAGATCTAAATGAAACTAGTTCGATAGAGTTCAACTCTACTTTAAACACTATTGATACAAACCACGAACAAGAACGTCATTCAAAAGCAGAAGATATACTTGGTGAATTTGTATACAAAAATCAACTTACTGATAAATTCTTTTTTATTCTCGGTGGTTCAATATCCTATGTTTCAGGGAGTAACAAAAGCGACAATGCTGAAACGAGAAAATTTCATGATGTCGCGAACAATTATTACACACAATTTGATATCGAATTTTCAAGGTCTCTAAAGTTACAAGCAGGTGCTCAGTATCATAAAACCGAGCAGCAACCGAACGACCTTTCACCACGTGTCGGACTTGTATATCGAATGAATGAAAATTTTGCTCTTAAAGCTTTGTATGGTCAAGCCTACAGAGCGCCTAGTGGATTTGAAAGATCAATATCGCTAAGAATTGGAACAGGAGGACTCGACGGGAATCCTAACCTTAAGTCTGAGAAAATTGAAACAAGTTCTCTTAGCCTTAACTATCAAAACATGGACACAATTGGAGCAGTTACAATCTATACGAGTAAGCAAAAGAATTCGATTAGAGTTTTCTTTGATCCGACCCTAACAAATGACGACGACTTTAAAAATTCTGGAAAATCAAGCTACAATGGAATCGAACTAGAATTCCAAAAGAAATATACTCTATTTGATTTTTATTTCAATAGTTCCTATCAAGAGAATAAAAATTTTAGCAATGTCAAAGATACACAAAAAGTTCCCAACTACATGATTAAATTCGGTGGTAATTATAAATTCAACAAAGAGGTATCGATTGGACTATATGATCAATACTTTTCAAAAATAAAGTCCGAGTCAACGAATAAATTAAACCCCGAAAGTAAAGCTTATCATGATTTCAGATTAAATATTGACTATAACAAAGAAATGAAAAACAGTTTCTTCACAAATTTCTATATTCTATTTCAGATAAATAATCTTTTTGAAAAAGATAGTGTATACCAACCTGACATCTCGACTTCAAAAATAAATACGATACCACATAAAATGGGCAGAAATTTCATATTAAAAGCTACTGTTAAATTCTAA
- a CDS encoding M48 family metallopeptidase has product MNDVDNDPLRYFQGYPEELKEKVAFLVSDEENFKKFFLNKYPTGHSINTDKQLYEYVNRIKQEYLKNTPTISRVIYEKQKDLLKNTLGTHTFVSRNHGGKLKSKHEIRIASCLKEAPEPLLNMLVVHELAHFKEKDHNRAFYNLCEHMLPDYHQLEFDLRLFLIFVDQKITIY; this is encoded by the coding sequence ATGAATGATGTTGATAACGATCCTCTAAGATATTTCCAGGGCTACCCAGAAGAGCTCAAAGAAAAGGTAGCTTTTCTGGTAAGTGATGAGGAGAACTTCAAAAAGTTTTTCTTGAATAAATATCCAACAGGTCATTCGATAAATACTGATAAGCAACTCTATGAATATGTGAATAGAATCAAGCAAGAGTATTTAAAGAATACGCCCACTATCAGTCGTGTTATCTATGAGAAGCAAAAAGATCTTTTAAAAAATACACTTGGAACGCATACTTTTGTGAGTAGAAATCACGGAGGGAAGTTAAAGAGTAAACACGAGATCAGAATTGCGAGCTGCTTAAAAGAGGCTCCAGAGCCACTCCTAAATATGCTAGTTGTTCACGAACTCGCGCATTTTAAAGAAAAGGATCATAATAGGGCTTTTTATAATTTATGTGAACACATGTTGCCTGACTATCATCAGCTAGAGTTTGATTTACGGCTATTTTTAATTTTTGTCGATCAGAAAATTACTATTTATTAA
- a CDS encoding M14 family metallocarboxypeptidase, with amino-acid sequence MWGTTEINEWQNKQEKKRSYRVDVISGLEHLSEKFKKKEYGIVSYEDEQYPLYLFSSKNIDKSKSSILVTGGVHGYETSGVRGALDFLAEISDEYLNEFNFIVAPCVSPWAYETINRWNYNAIDPNRSFYENSPAEECRLLMDAVKSFDLKFLAHFDLHETTDTDNTVFRPALEARDGVKQEVWDIPDGFYVVGDSEKPCHEFQNAVIDSVRKVTHIAPSDKQGKIIGEDTTGEGIINYPVKKLFLCTGFSDAEYTTTTEVYPDSPKTNPEECAKAQVAAIFGGLDYLRGIKSC; translated from the coding sequence ATGTGGGGAACAACTGAAATAAATGAATGGCAAAATAAGCAAGAGAAGAAGAGATCTTATAGAGTTGATGTTATTTCTGGTCTTGAACATTTATCGGAAAAGTTTAAAAAGAAGGAGTATGGGATAGTTTCATACGAAGATGAACAATATCCTTTATACTTATTTTCTTCGAAGAATATTGATAAGTCTAAGTCTAGTATTCTTGTGACAGGAGGAGTTCATGGTTATGAAACAAGCGGTGTTCGTGGAGCTCTTGATTTTTTAGCTGAAATCTCTGACGAATACTTAAATGAGTTTAATTTTATTGTAGCCCCTTGTGTGAGTCCATGGGCATATGAAACAATTAACCGTTGGAACTATAATGCTATTGATCCTAATAGATCGTTTTATGAAAACTCACCGGCCGAAGAGTGTCGTCTTCTTATGGATGCAGTAAAGTCATTTGATCTTAAGTTTCTTGCACACTTTGATTTACACGAAACAACGGATACAGATAATACTGTCTTTCGACCAGCTCTCGAAGCGCGTGATGGCGTGAAGCAAGAAGTCTGGGATATTCCAGATGGATTCTATGTCGTGGGCGATAGTGAGAAGCCTTGTCATGAATTTCAAAATGCCGTGATTGATTCAGTTAGAAAGGTTACGCATATTGCTCCATCTGATAAGCAAGGAAAGATTATTGGTGAAGATACAACGGGGGAAGGAATCATTAATTATCCCGTTAAGAAACTTTTCTTGTGCACGGGATTCAGTGATGCTGAGTACACAACGACGACAGAAGTTTACCCAGATAGTCCAAAAACTAATCCCGAGGAATGTGCAAAGGCTCAAGTTGCAGCAATTTTCGGTGGCCTAGATTATCTTAGAGGAATTAAATCTTGTTAA